The Pseudomonadota bacterium genomic sequence CTGCCGGTGCGCTCGAAGACGTACACCGAGCCCGAGCCGCTGCCCGCGTCGTCGTCCCAGGGCGCGCTCGCGAACAGCGTGTCGCCCGAGATCGACACCGCGTAGCCGAATCCGTCTTCCGCGGCGGCGTCGCTCGCGTGCAGCTCGGCCTCCTGCGACCACACCGCCCCCGAGCGGACGTAGACGTACACGGAGCCCGAGTTGGAGCCGTCGTCGTCGGCCAGCGAGACGCCGGCCGCGAGCGTGTCCCCGCTGAGCGCGAGCGCCGTGCCGAAGTTGTCGTCGACGGCGCCGTCGGCGGGCGCGATCTTCGCCTGCCGTGTCCACAGCGAGCCGGAGCGGACGTAGACGTACGCCGAGCCCGAGCCCGCGCCGTGGACCTCGTCGAGCGGCGCGCCGATGAGCGCGGTGCTGCCTTCCAGCGCGACCGTGGCGCCGAACCGCATGTCCTCGACGCCGTCGGTCGGGATCAGCCGCATCCGCCGCCGCCACCCCGAGCCGTCGTTGAAGAAGATCGTCGCGGAGCCGAACTTGTAGCCGCTGTCGTCGTCGTCGGGCGCGCCCCCGATCGCGAACTCCCCGGTGAGCGCCACGGAGTCGCCGAAGTGGTCGCCCGGCGTGAGTATGGGGCGGAGCTTCTTCTGCGGCGTCCAGGTCCCGGCTTCGCGCCGGAAGATCTGCATGGTGTCGTTCCAGTTGCCGGTGGAGGCCACGAGCATCTCGTCGCCCACGACGGCAATGGAGCGCCCGAAGTAATCGAAGGCGTCCGGGTCGATCGACAGGATCTTCTCCTGGAAGCCCCATGTCCCGCCGTCCTGCGCGAACACGTGGACCGAGCCGCAGTTATTGCACGACTCCGTGTCCGCCTTGTCGCCGACGTAGATCGCGTAGTCGGCGCCGATGAAGACGCTCGCGCCGAAGGCCACGGCGGTCAACGGATCCGAAGGGAGAAGCTTCTGGCTCTCGGTCCAAACGCTGCCCGCGCGCTGGAATACGTACGCCGCGCCGGTGCTGCCCTCGAAGGCGTAGCCGACGGCGGCCGTGTCACCGCGGAGCGCGATCGACGCGAAGCCCGAGCTGCCCGCCGCGCAGTCGGCTGGCCAGAGCTTCGATCGCTGCTCCCACGCCGTCCCGTTCCTTTCGAAGAAGTAGTAGATGCCTGTGTTCTCCCCGCAGTCGTCGTCGCTGGACGCGGCCACCACGAGCGTGTCGCCCTCCAGCGCGACCCCGCGCCCGAACGACGCCCCGGCCTCGGCGTCGTCTGGCATGAGCTTCAGCGTCTCGGTCCAGTCGCTGCCGGTCCGCTCGAAGATGTACACCGCGCCGGCGTACGCCCCTGCCTCGTCGTCCGCCGTCCTGCCGACCGCGATGGTGTCCCCGGAGATCGCGACGGCGCCGCCGAATAAGTGCCCCTCCGCCGCGTCGCTCGGTATCAGCTCCGCCTGCTCGATCCAGTCCCATCCGTCGCCGACAAATACGTAGGCGGATCCGGAAAGGTCGTCAGCGGCGTCGTGCAGCGGCGCGCCGACCACGAACGTGTCGCCGCTCATGGACACCGAGGCACCGAACTGGTCGTCGAGCACACCGTCGCTCGGCGTGAGCAGCACGGTGGGCATCCAGAGCCCGTCCGTCTGCACGAAGACGCCCACAGAGCCCAGGTTGTCTTTGGCCCCGACCACGGCGGTCGTGCCCTCCACGGCGACGCAGCTTCCGAAAGCGGCCTGCGCCATCTGATCCTGCGCGTACAGCTTGAGGGAGGTCGCGCCGAACCCGGTATCGGAGTCGGTGTCGGTGTCCGAATCGGTGTCCGTGCCCGAGTCCGAGTCTGTGTCTGTGTCTGTGTCTGTGTCCGTGTCTGTGTCTGTGGATGCGTCGGGGTTGCCGCTCGAGCCGCCGCCGCAGCAGGGCAGGGCGGTCGTGGCAAGCAGCGCCACGACGAACAGTCGGATCGTTTTCATCGTTTGCCCCCATACAAAAGAATCGAGTACCAGGACATCCTACCGCCGCACCGGAAGGATCGGCAAGGAGCGG encodes the following:
- a CDS encoding FG-GAP repeat protein, with translation MKTIRLFVVALLATTALPCCGGGSSGNPDASTDTDTDTDTDTDTDSDSGTDTDSDTDTDSDTGFGATSLKLYAQDQMAQAAFGSCVAVEGTTAVVGAKDNLGSVGVFVQTDGLWMPTVLLTPSDGVLDDQFGASVSMSGDTFVVGAPLHDAADDLSGSAYVFVGDGWDWIEQAELIPSDAAEGHLFGGAVAISGDTIAVGRTADDEAGAYAGAVYIFERTGSDWTETLKLMPDDAEAGASFGRGVALEGDTLVVAASSDDDCGENTGIYYFFERNGTAWEQRSKLWPADCAAGSSGFASIALRGDTAAVGYAFEGSTGAAYVFQRAGSVWTESQKLLPSDPLTAVAFGASVFIGADYAIYVGDKADTESCNNCGSVHVFAQDGGTWGFQEKILSIDPDAFDYFGRSIAVVGDEMLVASTGNWNDTMQIFRREAGTWTPQKKLRPILTPGDHFGDSVALTGEFAIGGAPDDDDSGYKFGSATIFFNDGSGWRRRMRLIPTDGVEDMRFGATVALEGSTALIGAPLDEVHGAGSGSAYVYVRSGSLWTRQAKIAPADGAVDDNFGTALALSGDTLAAGVSLADDDGSNSGSVYVYVRSGAVWSQEAELHASDAAAEDGFGYAVSISGDTLFASAPWDDDAGSGSGSVYVFERTGSAWCRRSSKSAAFRSRPARSFSWKSGSVRSRVEARR